A genomic segment from Maniola jurtina chromosome 9, ilManJurt1.1, whole genome shotgun sequence encodes:
- the LOC123868222 gene encoding uncharacterized protein LOC123868222, with protein MSEIFHKSCYTTRTTGYKYRTLSTNTGEKTRRDSKEDTTFDRKFTELQREITSRIGKEVNDTQRARQSIQDKLEKIETKINTMLDVQNTIQSLRQDLRTAENTLVDIMEKVEKIEGFIGVSESCSLKSHKSSIFKSRPILKDLEAICNKEDIEISSPENAILIFL; from the coding sequence ATGTCAGAAATATTCCATAAAAGTTGTTACACCACACGAACAACAGGATACAAATACAGAACTCTATCGACCAATACCGGTGAAAAGACACGTAGGGACTCTAAGGAAGATACCACTTTTGATAGAAAATTTACTGAATTACAGCGGGAAATCACTTCTAGGATCGGAAAAGAAGTCAATGATACCCAGAGGGCGCGACAATCGATCCAAGACAAACTGGAAAAGATCGAAACTAAAATTAACACAATGCTCGACGTGCAAAACACAATACAATCACTTCGACAAGATTTACGTACGGCAGAAAATACACTGGTCGATATAAtggaaaaagtggaaaaaataGAAGGATTCATCGGCGTCAGCGAGAGCTGTAGTCTTAAATCTCACAAAAGTTCCATCTTCAAATCTAGACCGATTTTGAAAGATTTAGAAGCAATATGTAATAAAGAAGATATCGAAATTTCTAGTCCTGAAAAT